The following coding sequences are from one Triticum dicoccoides isolate Atlit2015 ecotype Zavitan chromosome 4A, WEW_v2.0, whole genome shotgun sequence window:
- the LOC119287959 gene encoding protein CANDIDATE G-PROTEIN COUPLED RECEPTOR 7-like, whose amino-acid sequence MAAAAPPLAAALLAVLLALAAPAAAEIRSTAIRADPRTIIPLDEFGFSNQGVLELNVTGIAFDPPASPDLDLSQFGFFLSTLDAWVHVLRQLQDLEVTCALQSDLVRLAYSFDRLRPPANPAGVAVARSSSFTLAFRVTEPGQYTLVFANCLAGAGGDLKVSMDVSSAMYNVDPATGQRAYLSVGSSALPSIYFLFCVVYAALAAGWVSILLRKRTAVFRIHYFMLAVLVLKGFNLLAEAEDKSYIERTGTAHGWDVLFYIFSFLKGISLFTLIVLIGTGWSFLKPYLADREKKVLMVVIPLQVVANIAQVVIDESGPYARDWVTWRQIFLLVDVVCCCAILFPIVWSIKNLREAARSDGKAAVNLMKLTLFRQYYVVVICYIYFTRVVVYALVTITSYRYLWTSVVAGEIATLAFYVFTGYRFRPEVHNPYFAIDDDEEEAAAEALKLDDEFEL is encoded by the coding sequence atggccgccgccgccccgccgctcgcCGCGGCGCTCCTGGCCGTCCTGCTGGCGCTCGCGGCCCCGGCGGCGGCCGAGATCCGCTCCACGGCGATCCGGGCCGACCCGCGCACCATCATCCCGCTCGACGAGTTCGGCTTCTCCAACCAGGGCGTGCTGGAGCTCAACGTCACCGGCATCGCCTTCGACCCGCCGGCCTCCCCGGACCTCGACCTCTCCCAGTTCGGCTTCTTCCTCTCCACGCTCGACGCCTGGGTGCACGTCCTCCGCCAGCTCCAGGACCTCGAGGTCACCTGCGCGCTCCAGTCCGACCTCGTCAGGCTCGCCTACTCCTTCGACCGCCTCCGGCCCCCCGCCAACCCCGCCGGCGTCGCGGTCGCCCGCTCCTCCTCCTTCACCCTCGCCTTCCGCGTCACCGAGCCCGGCCAGTACACGCTCGTCTTCGCCAACTgcctcgccggcgccggcggggACCTTAAGGTCTCCATGGACGTCAGCTCCGCCATGTACAACGTCGACCCGGCCACCGGCCAGCGGGCCTACCTCtccgtcggctcctccgcgctgcCCTCCATCTACTTCCTCTTCTGCGTCGTCTACGCCGCGCTCGCTGCGGGATGGGTCTCCATCCTGCTGCGCAAGCGCACCGCCGTCTTCCGGATCCACTACTTCATGCTCGCCGTGCTCGTGCTcaagggcttcaacctcctcgccgaggccgaggacaagtcCTACATCGAGCGCACCGGCACCGCCCACGGCTGGGATGTGCTCTTCTACATCTTCAGCTTCCTCAAGGGGATCTCGCTCTTCACGCTCATTGTGCTCATCGGCACCGGCTGGTCCTTCCTCAAGCCCTACCTGGCGGACCGCGAGAAGAAGGTGCTCATGGTCGTCATCCCCCTGCAGGTCGTCGCCAACATTGCGCAGGTGGTCATCGATGAATCTGGGCCGTATGCCCGAGACTGGGTCACCTGGAGGCAGATATTCCTGCTGGTGGATGTGGTCTGCTGCTGCGCCATTCTCTTCCCGATTGTCTGGTCAATCAAGAACCTCCGGGAGGCTGCCCGCTCCGACGGGAAAGCGGCGGTGAACCTGATGAAGCTCACCCTTTTCCGCCAGTACTACGTGGTTGTCATCTGCTACATTTACTTCACGCGTGTTGTGGTGTATGCGTTGGTGACCATCACCTCGTACCGGTACCTCTGGACTAGCGTCGTGGCTGGAGAGATTGCCACCCTTGCATTCTATGTGTTCACTGGGTACAGGTTCCGGCCTGAGGTGCACAACCCATACTTTGCgattgatgatgatgaggaagaggctGCAGCTGAAGCACTCAAGTTGGATGATGAATTTGAGCTATGA